The following are encoded in a window of Artemia franciscana chromosome 5, ASM3288406v1, whole genome shotgun sequence genomic DNA:
- the LOC136026755 gene encoding ionotropic receptor 21a-like, which yields MKIILLLWLVIVDAYNSPRIKSLAERVNFMLEREPCTHCIGNPTKIFKFIKSLALISTSYDEKAFQSDCNAVFIAIENRIERIEILKNISLYHSELKLFVFGDTSLLPEIEAIIFPIRNVIVISTDLQKKVLGWNHMKINLQGEGKFHPIYTKADRDKNPLKTLSGSKLRAGTFELPPNIFKSENGTYFGPDVETMNAYAHSLGMEIDISEPPKGEKWGVEVNDSRKFSGLTGELIRGEKDIGFANFFLVESYVSIMQPNYPHVDDCMGLVVPTVKHLPRILVIIQPFTAETWIATALLVISSGLVFFFCALIYKTVIGRNPGELKSLSMSMFRSYSAIVGMPSQDYRSTNSVRVVFVALWVTCFFIAVSYKASLISYLSEPSESPPIDTFADLDKSGLKFYLNGFRGLYKGYNESADKHIRRVFERAEYNNNITDSALEVISRRAAFIQSRNRGSYMVMNEFLDEYNQPKLRYAKECLTTVHITSYQPKKSLLKWAFTETAIRLRQQGLVRYWWNRLQRPSMRINPDNKDGYVTIELDDIQSAFIALVGGLSLAAVGFLIEAVFGLKSTS from the coding sequence atgaaaataatccttttgcTTTGGCTGGTCATAGTTGACGCATATAATTCCCCAAGAATAAAGTCTTTGGCAGAACGTGTAAACTTTATGCTGGAACGCGAACCGTGCACTCATTGTATTGGgaatccaactaaaattttcaagtttattaaAAGCTTAGCACTAATCAGTACATCTTATGACGAAAAAGCATTTCAAAGTGATTGCAACGCGGTTTTTATAGCCATAGAAAACCGAATCGAGAGAATTGAAATACTAAAGAATATTTCATTATATCATTCTGAGTTAAAGCTTTTTGTCTTTGGAGATACAAGCCTTTTACCCGAAATTGAAGCTATTATCTTCCCAATAAGAAATGTAATTGTAATTAGCACTGACCTTCAAAAGAAAGTACTTGGTTGGAATCATATGAAGATAAATCTCCAAGGAGAAGGAAAATTCCACCCTATATATACAAAAGCAGATCGAGACAAGAACCCGCTTAAAACCCTTTCTGGCTCAAAACTAAGAGCTGGCACATTCGAACTTCCgccaaacatttttaaaagtgaaaatggCACATACTTCGGACCAGATGTGGAAACAATGAACGCTTATGCCCATTCTTTAGGTATGGAGATTGATATTAGCGAACCTCCAAAAGGAGAAAAATGGGGTGTGGAAGTGAATGACTCTCGGAAATTTAGTGGACTCACTGGAGAGCTCATACGAGGAGAAAAGGATATagggtttgcaaattttttccTAGTAGAATCATATGTGAGTATAATGCAGCCCAACTACCCTCATGTTGATGACTGTATGGGTCTTGTTGTTCCTACTGTAAAACATCTTCCTAGAATTCTTGTAATAATACAGCCATTCACTGCAGAGACTTGGATTGCTACTGCACTCTTGGTAATCAGTTCTGGGCTGGTCTTTTTCTTCTGTGCTTTAATATATAAGACTGTGATTGGAAGAAATCCTGGAGAGCTTAAGTCTTTGTCAATGTCAATGTTCCGTAGCTATAGTGCAATAGTTGGCATGCCAAGCCAAGACTATAGGTCAACAAATTCTGTTCGAGTGGTCTTTGTTGCTCTCTGGGTTACCTGCTTCTTTATAGCAGTTAGCTATAAAGCAAGCTTGATTTCATACCTTTCAGAGCCTTCTGAATCACCTCCAATTGACACATTTGCTGATCTTGATAAGAGTGGCTTgaaattctatttaaacggCTTTCGTGGCTTATATAAAGGCTATAATGAGTCAGCTGACAAACACATACGTCGAGTTTTTGAACGGGCAGAGTATAACAACAACATTACAGATTCAGCTTTAGAAGTTATATCTAGGAGGGCTGCTTTTATACAGAGCAGGAATAGAGGATCCTATATGGTTATGAATGAATTTCTTGATGAGTACAATCAGCCAAAGCTTCGATATGCAAAAGAATGCTTAACTACAGTTCACATAACTTCATACCAACCCAAAAAATCACTCCTAAAATGGGCTTTTACTGAAACTGCTATCAGATTACGTCAACAAGGCCTAGTTCGCTATTGGTGGAACAGGCTTCAACGCCCATCAATGAGGATAAATCCAGACAATAAAGATGGCTATGTGACAATTGAGCTGGACGATATACAAAGTGCTTTTATAGCACTGGTTGGTGGTCTTTCTTTAGCAGCTGTCGGATTTCTAATTGAAGCCGTTTTTGGCCTAAAATCCACTTCTTGA